Proteins encoded together in one Penicillium digitatum chromosome 1, complete sequence window:
- a CDS encoding Chromosome condensation protein (CrcB), putative — MLSTTEDGDNPSKDSDPLDEAQANPNGTWPSSGDRVAPAPQPACAAQPLSKRVTHIYTGSYLILFSLLGTLARLGLQALTFYTGAPVVTGVLWANVAGSLIMGFLSEDQKLFREEWGLNPAKEPAIDAVGDESKIKNKKHMAVKKTIPLYIGLTTGFCGCFTSFSSFIRDVFLALANVLPDPSRPTGSHPTSRNGGYSFMALVAVILLTVSLSLSALIVGAHLALALQRVTPTVPFAFMRRVLDRVVVVLAWGCWLGAVFLAIWPPDRHDGPDVWRGRAVFALVFAPLGCLLRFYVSLHLNSRIPTFPLGTFAVNIFGTIIEGLCYDLQHVNGLGAVGPAAMTGCQVLQGVMDGFCGSLTTISTWVAELKGLAHRRHAYLYGSVSIVVALGFLVVIMGSLLWTRGFAEPVCG; from the coding sequence ATGCTATCAACTACCGAAGATGGAGATAATCCCTCAAAGGATTCCGACCCTTTAGATGAGGCCCAAGCGAACCCAAACGGAACATGGCCAAGCTCGGGTGACCGCGTAGCACCTGCACCACAACCCGCATGTGCTGCGCAACCCCTCTCCAAACGCGTAACCCATATCTACACCGGCTCCTATTTAATCCTCTTCTCGCTCCTGGGAACACTGGCCCGCCTAGGCCTACAGGCACTGACATTCTACACAGGCGCTCCTGTCGTGACAGGGGTGCTATGGGCAAATGTAGCTGGAAGCCTGATCATGGGTTTCCTGAGCGAAGACCAGAAGTTGTTCCGCGAAGAGTGGGGGTTAAATCCAGCCAAGGAACCAGCTATAGACGCAGTTGGGGACGAGTCCAAGATCAAGAACAAGAAACACATGGCTGTGAAAAAGACCATCCCCCTGTACATTGGGTTGACGACAGGGTTCTGCGGTTGCTTCACCTCCTTCTCGTCCTTTATACGGGACGTCTTCCTCGCTCTGGCAAATGTCCTTCCCGATCCGTCGCGGCCTACCGGATCCCACCCGACCTCCCGCAATGGCGGGTATAGCTTCATGGCGCTGGTCGCTGTGATTCTACTCACCGTATCGCTGAGTCTGTCGGCGCTTATCGTCGGTGCACATCTTGCCCTGGCTCTACAACGCGTGACACCCACCGTGCCCTTTGCGTTCATGCGACGAGTCCTCGACCGAGTTGTGGTCGTGCTGGCCTGGGGATGTTGGCTTGGAGCTGTGTTCCTAGCCATCTGGCCGCCAGACAGACATGATGGCCCAGATGTGTGGCGCGGCCGGGCGGTATTCGCTCTCGTCTTTGCGCCCCTTGGCTGTCTTCTTCGGTTTTACGTCTCGCTGCACCTGAATAGTAGGATTCCCACCTTCCCACTCGGTACGTTTGCGGTTAATATCTTTGGAACTATTATTGAGGGTCTTTGCTATGACTTGCAGCACGTTAATGGTCTTGGGGCGGTGGGTCCTGCTGCTATGACGGGTTGCCAGGTGCTGCAGGGTGTTATGGATGGATTCTGTGGGAGCTTGACCACTATCAGTACTTGGGTTGCCGAGTTGAAAGGACTGGCTCATCGGCGCCATGCGTATTTGTATGGAAGTGTCAGCATAGTTGTCGCCCTTGGGTTTTTGGTTGTTATCATGGGTTCGTTGTTGTGGACGCGTGGGTTTGCCGAGCCCGTGTGTGGATAG